From Treponema sp. OMZ 787:
CTCCTTAGAAAAAGACTATGCAGCATTAAAATCCGTAAAAGAGTCAATAAATGTTGAAGATGAAAGAGCTGCTTTAAAGAATTATTTACTTACCGATAAAGAGTATCAAAAAAGAATTAAAGCATTGCATAAAAAAAATATATCCGAAAGCATCGAAGACATCGGTACATTCACGATGGCTGCCTTGGACTATGGAATCGACATCGCTGCTTTTAATATAGAATGGTTTAAAAAATTAAAAAAAAGAATATAAAGAACAAACAGGCATTAAAGGAATTCCGTATGAAAAAAATAAGACAAGCACAAGAATCTGATAGAAACAAAATTGTCGATTGCATTCTCGATGCATTTCAAAAAGATTTTTCCGAATTTATAAATAAAGTCGGAAAGAATAAAGTAGAAAGTTTTCTTAAAGAATGCATAAGAATAAATTGTTTTTATCTGATAGAAACTGAACAGGAAATTATCGGAGTTTTAGCACTTTCAGATATTAAAGGAAGAGCTATAAATGGAGCAAAAAAAGCAGCTCAAAAATATTTCGGAGCCTTTGTCGGCCGGATTTTATACATGGCAAATTTCAAAGACTTTGAAATTAATTACTGTAAATCGGAAACTATAGGCTTTATAGAATTTGCAGCTGTCAGACAAAAATTTCAAGGCCGAGGTATCGCTTCTTTTTTGATAACAAAAGTAAT
This genomic window contains:
- a CDS encoding GNAT family N-acetyltransferase encodes the protein MKKIRQAQESDRNKIVDCILDAFQKDFSEFINKVGKNKVESFLKECIRINCFYLIETEQEIIGVLALSDIKGRAINGAKKAAQKYFGAFVGRILYMANFKDFEINYCKSETIGFIEFAAVRQKFQGRGIASFLITKVISETSYTNYLLDVVDTNYAAINCYTKLGFIEIKRDKVMFGKQKGFKEKIFMEYKKEDE